From the Manis javanica isolate MJ-LG chromosome 13, MJ_LKY, whole genome shotgun sequence genome, one window contains:
- the LOC108389129 gene encoding olfactory receptor 7G2-like — protein MDLRNHTDVSEFLLLGLTQDTELQPLLFGLFLSVYLVTILGNLLIFLAINCDTHLHTPMYFFLCNLSLADISLSTITIPNMLVNIQAQNQHISYTGCLTQICFVLVFIGFESCLLSAMAYDRYVAICHPLRYTVIMTPRLCVLLILLCLLLSTGNALLHSLMVLRLSFCTNREIPHFFCELAQVIKLACSDTFINNFLIFVVFSLFGGLPLSGITFSYAQIVFSVLRVPSAGGRYKAFSTCGSHLSVVLLFYGTGLGVYISSAVADSSRKAAVASVMYAVVPQMMNPFIYSLRNRDMKGAFRKLIRRTPLPY, from the coding sequence ATGGATCTCAGAAATCACACAGATGTTTCCgaattcctcctcctgggattgacACAGGACACAGAACTGCAGCCCCTCCTCTTTGGGCTGTTCCTGTCCGTGTACCTGGTCACCatcctggggaacctgctcatctTCCTGGCCATCAACTGTGACACCCACCTCCACACCccaatgtacttcttcctctgcaACCTGTCCCTGGCTGACATCTCTTTAAGCACAATCACGATCCCCAATATGCTGGTGAACATCCAGGCACAGAATCAGCACATCAGTTATACAGGCTGCCTCACTCAGATCTGCTTTGTCCTTGTTTTTATTGGTTTTGAAAGCTGTCTCCTTTCagcaatggcctatgaccgctatgtggccatctgccatccaCTGAGGTACACGGTCATCATGACCCCCCGGCTCTGTGTCCTGCTGATTCTTCTCTGTCTGCTCCTTAGCACTGGGAATGCCCTGCTCCACAGCCTGATGGTGCTGAGGCTGTCCTTCTGCACAAACAGAGAAATCCCCCACTTCTTCTGTGAACTTGCTCAGGTCATCAAGCTGGCCTGCTCTGACACCTTCATCAATAACTTCCTGATATTTGTTGTGTTTAGCCTATTTGGGGGTCTTCCTCTCTCTGGGATCACTTTTTCTTATGCTCaaattgtcttctctgttttgcgAGTGCCATCAGCAGGGGGAAGGTataaagccttttccacctgtgggTCTCACCTCTCAGTGGTACTCTTGTTCTATGGGACAGGATTAGGGGTGTACATCAGTTCTGCAGTTGCTGACTCTTCCAGGAAGGCTGCAGTGGCTTCAGTGATGTATGCTGTGGTCCCACAAATGATGAAtcccttcatctacagcctgaggaacagggacatGAAGGGGGCCTTTAGGAAACTCATCAGGAGGACACCTCTCCCTTATTGA